CGGATCGCCTTGGCCTCGTCGTACGCCCGGATGATGCGCTGCACCAGGTGGTGCCGCACCACGTCGCCTTCGTCGAAGTAGCAGAACGAGAGCCCGTCCACGCCGTGCAGGATGTCGATGGCCTCGAGCAGCCCCGAGCGCTTGGCGCCCGGCAGGTCGATCTGCGTGATGTCGCCGGTGATCACCGCCTTGGCGTTGAACCCCAGGCGCGTGACGAACATCTTCATCTGTTCCGAGGTGGTGTTCTGCGCCTCGTCCAGGATGACGAACGAATCGTTCAGCGTGCGCCCGCGCATGAACGCGATGGGCGCGATCTCGATGATGTTCTTCTCCAGGAAACGGTCGACCTTTTCCGCGTCGAGCAGGTCGTAGAGCGCGTCGTACAGCGGCCGCAGGTACGGGTCGACCTTCTCCTGCAGCGTGCCCGGCAGGAAGCCGAGCCGCTCGCCCGCTTCCACCGCCGGCCGCGCCAGGATGATGCGGTTCACCTGCTTGTTCACCAGCGCCGAGACCGCCATCGCCACCGCCAGGTACGTCTTCCCGGTCCCCGCCGGCCCGATGCCGAAGACCATGTCGGTCTTCTCGATGGCCTCGATGTAGCGCCGCTGGTTGATGCTCTTCGGCTGCACCGGCCGCTTGCCGAACGAGCGCTGCTTGCCGGCTTCCGCCAGCGAGCGCAGCGAGACGCTCGGGTCGCGCGTCACCACGCGCAGCATGTCGCCCAGGTCGCCGTTGGTGAACTTGTGTCCCGCGCGCT
This DNA window, taken from Terriglobales bacterium, encodes the following:
- a CDS encoding PhoH family protein, whose translation is MKKNIEIGRNIEGLFGTRDENLRILEDGLGVQIDLKADSIEIKGHAENVGRAEQVFVDYEQLQRAGHKFTNGDLGDMLRVVTRDPSVSLRSLAEAGKQRSFGKRPVQPKSINQRRYIEAIEKTDMVFGIGPAGTGKTYLAVAMAVSALVNKQVNRIILARPAVEAGERLGFLPGTLQEKVDPYLRPLYDALYDLLDAEKVDRFLEKNIIEIAPIAFMRGRTLNDSFVILDEAQNTTSEQMKMFVTRLGFNAKAVITGDITQIDLPGAKRSGLLEAIDILHGVDGLSFCYFDEGDVVRHHLVQRIIRAYDEAKAIREAQMQLSLGAKTENGGGASSAKPEPVPEEVETQAEDRIAD